One region of Salvia miltiorrhiza cultivar Shanhuang (shh) chromosome 3, IMPLAD_Smil_shh, whole genome shotgun sequence genomic DNA includes:
- the LOC131015994 gene encoding actin-related protein 2, which yields MDSRNVVVCDNGTGYVKCGFAGENFPTSVFPCVVGRPMLRYEESLMEQEITDTLVGDACLKWRHQLDISYPVNNGIIQNWDDMGHVWDHVFSSELKVDPAECKILLTDPPLNPSKNREKMVEVMFEKYKFQGVFIQIQAVLTLYAQGLLTGLVIDSGDGVTHVVPVVDGYSFPHLTKRMNVAGRHITSYLVDLLMRRGYAMNRNADFETVRNIKEKLCYISYDYKREYQMGLDTTILVKNYTLPDGRVIKVGNERFQAPEALFSPELIDVEGDGMADMVFRCIQEMDIDNRMMLYQHIVLSGGSTMYPGLPSRLEKELSERYLDSVLKGNKDGLKKLRLRIEDPPRRKHMVYLGGAVLAGIMKDAPEFWISRQDYLEEGIACLSKLGQA from the exons ATGGATAGCCGGAACGTCGTCGTTTGCGACAACGGCACCGGT TACGTGAAATGTGGATTTGCGGGGGAGAACTTCCCCACATCTGTGTTCCCTTGTGTTGTTGGAAGGCCAATGCTTCGCTATGAAGAATCTTTAATGGAACAAGAGATCACG GATACTCTTGTGGGTGATGCTTGTTTAAAGTGGCGGCATCAATTGGACATATCTTATCCTGTCAATAATGGAATCATTCAAAATTGGGATGATATGGGACATGTATGGGATCACGTATTTTCTAGCGAACTAAAG GTAGATCCTGCGGAATGTAAAATATTGCTTACTGATCCACCTCTGAATCCCTCTAAAAACCGTGAAAAGATG GTTGAGGTTATGTTTGAGAAATACAAATTTCAAGGCGTTTTCATCCAAATACAAGCTGTTTTAACCTTGTACGCTCAAG GTTTGCTTACGGGACTTGTCATTGACTCTGGTGATGGAGTCACTCATGTG GTTCCAGTTGTTGATGGATACTCATTTCCCCATCTTACAAAACGAATGAACGTAGCCGGGCGCCACATAACATCATATCTTGTTGATTTGCTCATGAGGAGGGG GTATGCTATGAACAGAAATGCTGACTTTGAGACAGTGAGGAATATCAAAGAGAAGCTTTGTTATATAAG TTATGATTACAAAAGGGAGTATCAGATGGGACTTGATACTACCATCCTCGTAAAAAATTATACT CTCCCAGATGGAAGGGTCATTAAAGTTGGGAATGAGCGGTTTCAAGCACCTGAGGCTCTATTCTCTCCC GAGCTAATAGATGTTGAAGGAGATGGAATGGCTGACATGGTATTCCGTTGCATCCAGGAAATGGATATTGACAATAGGATGATG CTCTATCAGCACATTGTCCTAAGCGGTGGAAGCACAATGTATCCTGGATTACCTAGTCG CTTGGAGAAAGAATTATCGGAGCGTTATCTTGATTCCGTGTTGAAGGGAAATAAGGACGGGTTGAAG AAACTAAGGCTGCGGATAGAGGATCCACCACGAAGAAAGCATATGGTGTATCTTGGGGGCGCAGTTCTTGCTGGAATCATGAAG GATGCTCCAGAGTTTTGGATTAGCAGACAAGACTATTTGGAAGAGGGAATTGCTTGTTTAAGCAAACTAGGTCAGGCATGA
- the LOC131016023 gene encoding uncharacterized protein LOC131016023 isoform X2, whose translation MASKLVFVFCLFSSLSFFLQLEAAKSHSNLNPQITVMGMVYCDICSNNSFSRHSYFLPVNRTTNKYGIYKLEVPSVDGVECARDKAVGSTCRATLLSTSSPACAVPSFRSTSDQISIKSKRANMCIYSLNALSYRPSKRDIALCGK comes from the exons ATGGCCTCAAAATTAGtctttgtattttgtttgttttcaaGTCTGTCATTCTTCCTGCAACTTGAAGCAGCAAAATCTCACTCCAATCTTAATCCTCAAATCACTGTGATGGGTATGGTTTACTGCGACATCTGCTCCAACAACTCCTTCTCCAGACATAGCTACTTCTTACCAG TGAACAGAACAACAAATAAGTATGGCATTTACAAGCTGGAGGTTCCTTCTGTTGATGGAGTTGAATGTGCTAGGGATAAAGCTGTCGGAAGCACTTGTCGAGCAACCCTACTCTCCACGTCGTCTCCGGCCTGCGCCGTCCCCAGTTTCCGGTCCACTTCCGACCAGATTTCCATCAAATCAAAACGAGCCAATATGTGCATTTACAGCCTCAATGCATTAAGTTATAGGCCATCCAAGAGAGACATTGCTCTTTGTGGGAAATGA
- the LOC131016023 gene encoding uncharacterized protein LOC131016023 isoform X1, producing the protein MASKLVFVFCLFSSLSFFLQLEAAKSHSNLNPQITVMGMVYCDICSNNSFSRHSYFLPGVEVRIDCMFKAISPRTAEQISFSVNRTTNKYGIYKLEVPSVDGVECARDKAVGSTCRATLLSTSSPACAVPSFRSTSDQISIKSKRANMCIYSLNALSYRPSKRDIALCGK; encoded by the exons ATGGCCTCAAAATTAGtctttgtattttgtttgttttcaaGTCTGTCATTCTTCCTGCAACTTGAAGCAGCAAAATCTCACTCCAATCTTAATCCTCAAATCACTGTGATGGGTATGGTTTACTGCGACATCTGCTCCAACAACTCCTTCTCCAGACATAGCTACTTCTTACCAG GAGTTGAAGTTAGAATAGATTGCATGTTCAAGGCAATTTCTCCTAGAACTGCTGAGCAAATATCATTTTCAGTGAACAGAACAACAAATAAGTATGGCATTTACAAGCTGGAGGTTCCTTCTGTTGATGGAGTTGAATGTGCTAGGGATAAAGCTGTCGGAAGCACTTGTCGAGCAACCCTACTCTCCACGTCGTCTCCGGCCTGCGCCGTCCCCAGTTTCCGGTCCACTTCCGACCAGATTTCCATCAAATCAAAACGAGCCAATATGTGCATTTACAGCCTCAATGCATTAAGTTATAGGCCATCCAAGAGAGACATTGCTCTTTGTGGGAAATGA